The following are encoded in a window of Halorarum salinum genomic DNA:
- a CDS encoding DUF4097 family beta strand repeat-containing protein — protein sequence MDDHRSPTAPARADAGESSRRPTSRRALLGCGAAALASLAGCAGDPNVVMGKRDESSSTFDLADGSLRIDADYGQFRVRPADDDAVHVRVEKSGSLLSSLASVDVSARREGDAVVVESTADGLDFVGVVDGPDVTVDVDIPSGVGVATATVEAGGVLLEDVRVHADGEIHAENGGAVARRVEGDLAISTGNGGAVAEDVAGFVTARSRNGAAAVYGCDGIDGASTSNGGIEADVTALRGDTELSTVNGGVASTENGGVDVTDASLSDATVSDSYVEGTIGEGTHTLRVEAANGGVTLSGPTEW from the coding sequence ATGGACGATCATCGCTCCCCCACGGCGCCCGCCCGCGCGGACGCGGGCGAGTCCTCCCGTCGACCGACCTCCAGACGCGCGCTGCTCGGCTGTGGCGCCGCCGCGCTCGCCTCCCTCGCCGGGTGCGCGGGCGACCCGAACGTGGTCATGGGCAAACGCGACGAATCCAGTTCGACGTTCGACCTCGCGGACGGCAGCCTCCGGATCGACGCCGACTACGGCCAGTTCAGGGTTCGGCCGGCCGACGACGACGCCGTCCACGTCCGGGTCGAGAAGTCCGGGTCGTTGCTCTCGTCGCTGGCGAGCGTCGACGTGTCCGCGCGACGCGAGGGCGACGCGGTCGTCGTCGAATCGACCGCCGACGGGTTGGATTTCGTCGGCGTGGTCGACGGTCCCGACGTGACCGTCGACGTCGATATTCCGTCCGGGGTCGGCGTCGCGACCGCGACCGTGGAGGCGGGCGGAGTGCTCCTCGAGGACGTGCGCGTCCACGCCGACGGGGAGATACACGCGGAGAACGGCGGCGCGGTGGCCCGCCGCGTCGAGGGCGACCTCGCGATTTCGACCGGGAACGGCGGAGCGGTCGCCGAGGACGTCGCGGGCTTCGTCACCGCACGGTCCAGGAACGGCGCCGCCGCCGTGTACGGCTGTGACGGCATCGACGGTGCGAGTACGTCGAACGGGGGCATCGAGGCGGACGTGACCGCCCTCCGCGGCGACACGGAGCTCTCGACGGTCAACGGCGGCGTCGCCAGCACGGAGAACGGCGGCGTCGACGTCACCGACGCGTCGCTCTCGGACGCGACGGTCTCCGACTCGTACGTCGAGGGAACGATCGGCGAGGGAACCCACACGCTCCGCGTCGAAGCCGCAAACGGCGGCGTCACCCTGTCCGGACCGACGGAGTGGTGA
- a CDS encoding creatininase family protein: protein MPETESDLFTMTWEDAGESLLTADCAILPTGSVEQHSVHLPLSTDTLRADHLTAELVEAADDHGLEFVRLPTLPYGYSEHHMRFPGTVTLSQDTYKSVLVDVGASLAEHGADRLLFLNCHGGNKEALALASDRLNRDTDLTAHFVHWTDFARDELREHFGEGWGHAGDHETSFVELYRPDLVKEGKKEPQTVEEMPETRSYDYFDDVTEQGGLGDPTNSDPEVMEGVVANTTDRILESLKADVDAGW from the coding sequence ATGCCCGAAACCGAGTCAGACCTCTTCACGATGACGTGGGAGGACGCCGGCGAGTCGCTCCTCACGGCCGACTGCGCGATACTCCCGACCGGCAGCGTCGAACAGCACTCCGTCCACCTCCCGCTCTCGACGGACACCCTGCGGGCGGACCACCTCACCGCGGAGCTCGTCGAGGCGGCCGACGACCACGGCCTCGAGTTCGTCCGCCTCCCGACGCTCCCGTACGGCTACTCCGAGCACCACATGCGCTTCCCGGGGACCGTGACGCTCTCGCAGGACACGTACAAGTCGGTCCTCGTCGACGTGGGGGCGTCGCTCGCGGAACACGGCGCCGACCGCCTGCTGTTCCTGAACTGCCACGGGGGGAACAAGGAAGCCCTGGCGCTCGCCTCCGACCGGCTCAACCGCGACACCGACCTGACGGCCCACTTCGTCCACTGGACCGACTTCGCCCGCGACGAACTGCGGGAACACTTCGGGGAGGGCTGGGGCCACGCCGGCGACCACGAGACGTCGTTCGTGGAACTGTACCGCCCCGACCTCGTGAAGGAGGGGAAGAAGGAGCCACAGACCGTCGAGGAGATGCCCGAGACGAGGTCGTACGACTACTTCGACGACGTGACCGAGCAGGGCGGCCTGGGCGACCCGACGAACTCCGACCCGGAGGTGATGGAGGGGGTCGTCGCGAACACGACCGACCGCATCCTGGAGTCGTTGAAGGCCGACGTCGACGCCGGCTGGTAA
- a CDS encoding outer membrane protein assembly factor BamB family protein: MEGRAETPVDGHQKPAVAVVDGTVYLAGGSVVTALDAADGGRRWSTRITPERDPGSGAGYTCSLAVADGRVFVGTHDGLFALGTDGEERWSRAVEAVDPGYSGVFRSPAVVGGTVYFCTAEERALLAYGLDGEERWRRPLDGVPLGGPAVGDGRVYVGDDEAGVHAISTDGSHLWTASVGDVRTTPAVADGTVYAAGRAEEDGGGGEDGDYLASLDGETGDRNWVTDRGPNVVGSPVVLDEDLLACVSWLGSVFTYRRDDGALNWGAPIGPSGPTMALPAADGRRVFVAGEDGVAAVAPWRERSWRVAVDGAEGGVALADGALFVGSGRGYCYALA; this comes from the coding sequence TTGGAGGGGAGGGCCGAGACGCCGGTCGACGGCCACCAGAAGCCGGCCGTCGCCGTCGTGGACGGGACCGTCTACCTCGCCGGCGGGTCGGTCGTCACCGCGCTGGACGCCGCCGACGGAGGGCGCCGGTGGTCGACGCGGATCACGCCCGAGCGGGACCCCGGAAGCGGGGCTGGCTACACCTGCTCGCTGGCGGTCGCCGACGGGCGCGTGTTCGTCGGCACGCACGACGGCCTGTTCGCGCTCGGGACCGACGGCGAGGAGCGCTGGTCCCGCGCCGTCGAGGCGGTCGACCCGGGGTACAGCGGGGTGTTCCGCTCGCCCGCGGTCGTGGGCGGGACCGTCTACTTCTGTACGGCCGAAGAGCGCGCGCTGCTGGCGTACGGCCTCGACGGCGAGGAACGGTGGCGGCGCCCCCTCGACGGAGTGCCCCTTGGTGGTCCGGCGGTCGGCGACGGCCGGGTGTACGTCGGCGACGACGAGGCGGGCGTCCACGCCATCTCCACGGACGGGAGTCACCTGTGGACCGCGTCCGTCGGGGACGTCCGGACGACGCCCGCCGTCGCCGACGGGACGGTGTACGCCGCCGGGCGGGCCGAGGAGGACGGGGGAGGCGGGGAGGACGGGGACTACCTCGCGAGTCTCGACGGGGAGACCGGCGACCGGAACTGGGTGACCGACCGCGGACCGAACGTCGTCGGCTCCCCCGTGGTGCTGGACGAGGACCTGCTCGCGTGCGTGTCGTGGCTCGGGAGCGTGTTCACCTACAGGCGCGACGACGGCGCGCTGAACTGGGGCGCCCCGATCGGTCCCTCCGGCCCCACGATGGCGCTCCCGGCGGCGGACGGCCGGCGCGTGTTCGTCGCCGGCGAGGACGGGGTCGCCGCCGTCGCGCCGTGGCGGGAGCGGTCGTGGCGGGTCGCCGTCGACGGCGCCGAGGGGGGCGTCGCGCTCGCGGACGGCGCGCTGTTCGTCGGGTCCGGTCGCGGCTACTGCTACGCGCTCGCGTGA
- a CDS encoding DNA topoisomerase I: MELIVTEKDNAARRIAEILSGESFDTERRAGVNVYRWGGTRCIGLSGHVVGVDFPPEYDDWRDVEPVELIDAPIQKRTTQENIVRALRLLARKADRVVIATDYDREGELIGKEAYELVREANEDAPVERVRFSSITKREVTDAFENPDEIDFDLAAAGEARQVIDLVWGAALTRFLSLSARQLGDDFISVGRVQGPTLKLIVDREREIQAFDPEDYWELFADLLKADVGDDGGDAEFEAQYFYEDEDGTEAERVWDEATAEAVYEVLEGADSATVDSVRRRTRTDEPPAPFNTTQFIRAASSLGYSAQRAMSMAEDLYTAGFITYPRTDNTVYPDDLDERELLSEFSGTRQFGEDADALLELEELRPTEGDEETTDHPPIHPTGELPSASELSDAEWEVYELVVRRFFATVAEDAEWEHLRVVTEVDARAGNGDAGEVAADGGVGPNDGPLSLKSNGKRLVEEGYHAVYPYFSTNESYVPDVTEGEELGVTDTRFEAKQTQPPRRYGQSRLIETMEDMGIGTKATRHDVIQKLYDRGYIESDPPRPTKLAEAVVEASEEFADRIVSDEMTAQLEADMRAIADGEKGYDEVTEESRDILEKVFDGLTESSDEVGDLLQKSLKADKRLGPCPDCGEDLLVRKSRHGSYFVGCDGYPDCTYTLPLPSTGKPLILEEECEEHGLSHVKMLAGRKTFVHGCPQCKADEADEEEDEVIGVCPECGEEDGGELAIKRLRSGSRLVGCTRYPDCDYSLPLPRRGEIEITDEECEEHGLPHLIVHSGDEPWELGCPICNYREYQARQNGSELETIQGIGEKTAEKLKAAGVEDVQTLKDSEPDDLAAEVEGVGADTVRDWQAKAD; encoded by the coding sequence ATGGAACTCATCGTCACCGAGAAGGACAACGCCGCGAGGCGGATCGCCGAGATCCTCTCGGGCGAGTCCTTCGACACCGAGCGCCGGGCCGGTGTCAACGTCTACCGGTGGGGCGGGACCCGGTGCATCGGGCTCTCGGGCCACGTGGTCGGGGTGGACTTCCCGCCCGAGTACGACGACTGGCGCGACGTCGAGCCGGTCGAACTCATCGACGCGCCGATCCAGAAGCGCACGACCCAGGAGAACATCGTCCGGGCGCTCCGCCTGCTCGCGCGGAAGGCCGACCGCGTGGTCATCGCGACCGACTACGACCGCGAGGGCGAGCTCATCGGGAAGGAGGCGTACGAGCTCGTCCGCGAGGCGAACGAGGACGCCCCCGTCGAGCGGGTGCGCTTCTCCTCGATCACGAAGCGGGAGGTGACCGACGCGTTCGAGAACCCCGACGAGATCGACTTCGACCTCGCGGCGGCGGGCGAGGCACGGCAGGTCATCGACCTCGTGTGGGGCGCGGCGCTGACGCGGTTCCTCTCGCTTTCGGCCCGCCAGCTCGGCGACGACTTCATCTCCGTCGGCCGGGTGCAGGGGCCGACGCTGAAGCTCATCGTCGACCGCGAGCGGGAGATCCAGGCGTTCGACCCGGAGGACTACTGGGAGCTGTTCGCCGACCTGCTGAAGGCCGACGTCGGCGACGACGGCGGGGACGCCGAGTTCGAGGCCCAGTACTTCTACGAGGACGAGGACGGCACCGAGGCCGAGCGCGTCTGGGACGAGGCGACCGCGGAGGCCGTCTACGAGGTGCTGGAGGGGGCCGACTCGGCGACGGTCGACTCGGTGCGCCGGCGCACCCGGACCGACGAGCCGCCGGCGCCGTTCAACACGACGCAGTTCATCCGCGCCGCGTCGTCGCTCGGCTACTCGGCCCAGCGGGCGATGAGCATGGCCGAGGACCTGTACACGGCCGGGTTCATCACCTACCCGCGGACGGACAACACGGTGTACCCCGACGACCTGGACGAGCGGGAGTTGCTGTCGGAGTTCTCCGGGACGCGGCAGTTCGGCGAGGACGCCGACGCGCTGCTGGAACTGGAGGAGCTCAGACCCACCGAGGGCGACGAGGAGACGACCGACCACCCGCCCATCCACCCCACCGGGGAGCTCCCCTCCGCGTCCGAACTCTCGGACGCCGAGTGGGAGGTGTACGAACTCGTCGTCCGGCGCTTCTTCGCGACGGTCGCGGAGGACGCCGAGTGGGAGCACCTGCGCGTCGTGACGGAAGTCGACGCCCGAGCCGGCAACGGTGACGCCGGCGAGGTGGCCGCCGACGGCGGAGTGGGCCCGAACGACGGCCCGCTCTCGCTGAAGTCGAACGGGAAGCGGCTCGTCGAGGAGGGGTACCACGCCGTCTACCCGTACTTCTCCACCAACGAGAGCTACGTGCCCGACGTCACCGAGGGCGAGGAACTCGGCGTGACCGACACGCGGTTCGAGGCCAAACAGACCCAGCCCCCGCGGCGCTACGGCCAGTCGCGGCTCATCGAGACGATGGAGGACATGGGCATCGGGACGAAGGCGACCCGGCACGACGTCATCCAGAAGCTGTACGACCGCGGGTACATCGAGAGCGACCCGCCGCGCCCGACGAAGCTCGCGGAGGCGGTCGTGGAGGCCAGCGAGGAGTTCGCCGACCGCATCGTCTCGGACGAGATGACCGCCCAGTTGGAGGCGGACATGCGCGCCATCGCCGACGGCGAGAAGGGGTACGACGAGGTGACCGAGGAGTCGCGCGACATCCTCGAGAAGGTGTTCGACGGGCTCACGGAGTCGAGCGACGAGGTGGGCGACCTGCTCCAGAAGTCCCTGAAGGCGGACAAGCGCCTCGGCCCGTGTCCCGACTGCGGCGAGGACCTGCTCGTGCGCAAGTCCCGGCACGGCTCGTACTTCGTCGGCTGCGACGGCTACCCGGACTGCACGTACACGCTCCCGCTCCCCTCGACGGGCAAGCCGCTCATCCTGGAGGAGGAGTGCGAGGAGCACGGCCTCAGCCACGTGAAGATGCTCGCCGGGCGGAAGACGTTCGTCCACGGCTGCCCGCAGTGCAAGGCCGACGAAGCGGACGAGGAGGAGGACGAGGTGATCGGCGTCTGTCCGGAGTGCGGGGAGGAGGACGGCGGGGAACTCGCCATCAAGCGACTGCGCTCGGGGTCGCGCCTCGTCGGCTGTACGCGCTACCCGGACTGCGACTACTCGCTCCCCCTGCCGCGCCGCGGCGAGATCGAGATCACCGACGAGGAGTGCGAGGAGCACGGGCTCCCGCACCTGATCGTCCACTCGGGCGACGAGCCGTGGGAACTCGGCTGTCCGATCTGCAACTACCGGGAGTACCAGGCCCGACAGAACGGCTCGGAGCTGGAGACCATCCAGGGCATCGGCGAGAAGACGGCCGAGAAGCTGAAGGCCGCCGGCGTGGAGGACGTCCAGACGCTGAAGGACAGCGAGCCGGACGACCTGGCGGCCGAGGTGGAGGGCGTCGGGGCGGACACGGTGCGGGACTGGCAGGCGAAGGCCGACTAG
- a CDS encoding serine hydrolase: protein MDTNAERAVGDLVRRTMRRDKLPGVSVAVVEDDSVTFTDGFGSRDLAGNRPATPDTLYGVGSVTKSFTALAVLQLQESGMLSVEDPVTDHLDVELAEDAAEPVRLRHLLTHSSGYPSLGVSEALIARRLRRGTDTLPLSDESDFHAHLAGAADERAAPPGERFAYCNSGYTLLGEVIESCTGRPFDEYVASHVFDPLGMERATFDDTEFAMDDDHMTQYLRDEGELVAASLPVRERSRAAGGILTSVRELGDYLRLHLNAGEVDGTRLLPESSVRALHEGRVDTPSGPYGFGWRIRRVGDRDLVGHSGSIAVSSAYVGFCPAEGIGVAVAANAAPEYPLAHLGMGVFAAALGEDPAEAVPFFERRARFDRLTGEYASYKGIERAVVARDGGTLRLELGGALGGTGTPLVPVEDGGPHDFYALDDAGNREPAEFRADDGSGDVDLLYGRWRFHKVADAASSE, encoded by the coding sequence ATGGACACGAACGCCGAGCGGGCCGTGGGGGACCTCGTCCGCCGGACGATGCGCCGCGACAAACTCCCGGGCGTCAGCGTCGCAGTCGTCGAGGACGACTCAGTCACCTTCACGGACGGCTTCGGCTCCCGCGACCTCGCGGGGAACCGCCCGGCGACGCCCGACACGCTGTACGGGGTCGGCTCGGTCACCAAGTCGTTCACCGCGCTCGCGGTCCTCCAGTTGCAGGAGTCCGGGATGCTCTCGGTCGAGGACCCCGTGACCGACCACCTCGACGTCGAACTCGCCGAGGACGCCGCCGAACCCGTCCGCCTGCGCCACCTGCTCACCCACTCCTCGGGCTACCCGTCGCTCGGGGTGAGCGAGGCGCTCATCGCCCGCCGCCTGCGCCGGGGGACCGACACGCTCCCGCTCTCGGACGAGTCCGACTTCCACGCACACCTCGCGGGCGCGGCCGACGAGCGCGCGGCGCCGCCGGGCGAGCGCTTCGCCTACTGCAACAGCGGCTACACCCTGCTCGGCGAGGTGATCGAGTCGTGCACGGGCAGGCCGTTCGACGAGTACGTCGCCTCGCACGTGTTCGACCCGCTGGGGATGGAGCGCGCCACGTTCGACGACACGGAGTTCGCGATGGACGACGACCACATGACCCAGTACCTCCGCGACGAGGGCGAGCTCGTGGCCGCCTCGCTCCCCGTCCGCGAGCGCTCCCGCGCCGCCGGGGGCATCCTCACCTCGGTCCGCGAACTCGGCGACTACCTCCGGCTCCACCTGAACGCCGGGGAGGTGGACGGGACGCGCCTGCTGCCGGAGTCGAGCGTCCGCGCGCTCCACGAGGGCCGGGTCGACACCCCCTCGGGCCCCTACGGCTTCGGCTGGCGGATCCGGCGGGTCGGCGACCGGGACCTCGTCGGCCACTCCGGGTCCATCGCCGTCTCCAGCGCCTACGTCGGCTTCTGCCCGGCGGAGGGGATCGGCGTCGCGGTCGCCGCGAACGCCGCGCCGGAGTACCCGCTCGCGCACCTCGGGATGGGCGTCTTCGCCGCCGCGCTGGGCGAGGACCCCGCGGAGGCAGTCCCGTTCTTCGAGCGCCGCGCCCGGTTCGACCGGCTGACGGGCGAGTACGCCTCGTACAAGGGAATCGAGCGCGCGGTCGTCGCCCGCGACGGCGGCACCCTCAGGCTCGAACTCGGCGGCGCGCTCGGCGGGACCGGCACCCCGCTGGTTCCCGTCGAGGACGGCGGCCCCCACGACTTCTACGCGCTCGACGACGCCGGAAACCGGGAGCCCGCGGAGTTCCGGGCGGACGACGGGTCGGGCGACGTGGACCTGCTGTACGGCCGGTGGCGCTTCCACAAGGTCGCCGACGCCGCGTCGAGCGAGTGA
- a CDS encoding sensor domain-containing protein — MPTQTATHRDRIRRFAGVPLRRQTYRNLAYLALAFPLGLVYFVTVSIGLSLGAGLLVTWFGLPIVVLTLVGATVIAGVEATLARRLLGTDVDLPRALRGTGTDAATTRPDDGILASLERFLLAPTTWTSLVLVGVKFVFGVAAFTVLVTAGSLAGALLAAPVLYDDPHVTYRIYDLTVTTLPHAITLFVGGLLLTLASLHALNFLARLGGALTAALLAVGGEASGAESPT, encoded by the coding sequence ATGCCCACGCAGACAGCCACACACCGTGACCGAATTCGGCGATTCGCTGGCGTCCCGCTCCGTCGCCAAACGTACCGCAACCTCGCGTATCTCGCGCTCGCGTTCCCGCTCGGACTCGTGTACTTCGTCACGGTCTCCATCGGTCTCTCGCTCGGCGCCGGCCTGCTCGTCACCTGGTTCGGCCTCCCCATCGTCGTGCTGACGCTCGTCGGCGCCACCGTGATCGCGGGCGTGGAGGCGACGCTCGCACGACGGCTCCTCGGTACCGACGTCGACCTGCCCCGAGCCCTTCGCGGAACGGGCACCGACGCCGCCACCACCCGTCCCGATGACGGCATCCTGGCGTCGCTCGAACGATTCCTGCTCGCCCCCACGACGTGGACGAGCCTCGTCCTAGTCGGCGTGAAGTTCGTGTTCGGCGTCGCTGCGTTCACCGTGCTCGTCACCGCCGGCAGCCTCGCAGGGGCGCTGCTCGCCGCGCCGGTCCTCTACGACGATCCTCACGTCACCTACCGAATCTACGACCTCACCGTCACGACCCTCCCCCACGCCATCACGCTGTTCGTCGGGGGGCTCCTGCTGACGCTAGCGTCCCTCCACGCGCTGAACTTCCTCGCCCGACTCGGCGGGGCGCTAACCGCCGCGCTCCTCGCCGTCGGCGGCGAGGCGTCCGGCGCCGAGAGCCCGACCTGA
- a CDS encoding S9 family peptidase gives MSDTDSEPTYGVARYLAVEHVDSPTFTPAGRLLFLSDASGTPQVWTVDAAGAWPERLTPHEERVSTVAASPTDEAFVFGMDSGSDERDQLFHHDLRTGAETPLTDAPGSKHAWGAWDPDGDRIAYAANREDDGRFDVYVQRVGAGGGDGYGEPTKVHEGPGGWLNVATFGPRGDRLALTKPRSSYDVELSLLDLESGDRRTLSDGEAATYSHLHFDGDGGLYCVTNRGADTAHVGRFDLESGELEKVAGGDGNRSGEPGTDAWDVGALAYDRDAGRAVFARNENGYSAVRAGTLRGTEFEPSASPDVDGIASEFVFGPDAERVAFTHTAPTEPYGVAVAAWGEREATDWTPVGTNGVPPESFREPETIRYGMFDGREIPAYWTLPEGASAEAPVPVVVDVHGGPEHQRRPWFHPTKQFFLNRGYAVLEPNVRGSSGYGRTYASLDDVEKRMDSVADVAAAVEWLDGRPEVDSDRVVAYGRSYGGFMVLAAITEYPDLWAAAVDFVGIADFTTFLKNTGEWRRSHREAEYGSLEDDYEFLKSISPLSRVENVRCPLFVQHGANDPRVPVGEAEQVVEAVREQGVPVEKLIFEDEGHHTTSRENLVEEFEAIAGFLDEHV, from the coding sequence ATGAGCGACACCGACTCGGAGCCGACGTACGGCGTGGCCAGGTATCTCGCCGTCGAGCACGTCGACTCCCCCACGTTCACGCCCGCCGGCCGGCTCCTGTTCCTCTCGGACGCCTCCGGCACGCCGCAGGTGTGGACCGTCGACGCGGCCGGCGCATGGCCGGAGCGGCTCACCCCGCACGAGGAGCGCGTCTCGACCGTGGCGGCCTCCCCGACCGACGAGGCGTTCGTCTTCGGCATGGACAGCGGGAGCGACGAACGGGACCAGCTGTTCCACCACGACCTCCGGACCGGGGCCGAGACGCCGCTGACCGACGCCCCCGGTTCGAAACACGCGTGGGGGGCGTGGGACCCCGACGGCGACCGGATCGCCTACGCCGCGAACCGGGAGGACGACGGCCGGTTCGACGTGTACGTCCAGCGCGTCGGCGCGGGCGGAGGCGACGGGTACGGCGAGCCTACGAAGGTCCACGAGGGCCCCGGGGGCTGGCTGAACGTCGCCACGTTCGGCCCCCGCGGCGACCGCCTCGCGCTCACGAAGCCCCGCTCCAGTTACGACGTGGAACTGTCGCTGCTCGACCTGGAGTCGGGCGACCGCCGGACGCTCTCGGACGGCGAGGCGGCGACCTACTCGCACCTCCACTTCGACGGGGACGGCGGGCTGTACTGCGTCACGAACCGCGGCGCGGACACGGCCCACGTGGGACGGTTCGACCTCGAATCGGGGGAACTCGAGAAAGTCGCAGGAGGGGACGGGAATCGGAGCGGCGAACCCGGAACCGACGCCTGGGACGTGGGCGCGCTGGCGTACGACCGGGACGCCGGCCGGGCCGTCTTCGCCCGCAACGAGAACGGCTACTCCGCGGTGCGCGCGGGTACCCTCCGCGGGACTGAGTTCGAGCCGTCGGCGTCGCCGGACGTGGACGGCATCGCGTCGGAGTTCGTCTTCGGCCCGGACGCGGAGCGCGTCGCGTTCACCCACACGGCGCCGACCGAGCCGTACGGCGTCGCCGTCGCCGCCTGGGGCGAGCGGGAGGCCACCGACTGGACGCCGGTGGGGACGAACGGCGTCCCGCCGGAGTCGTTCCGCGAACCCGAGACGATCCGCTACGGGATGTTCGATGGGCGGGAGATCCCGGCGTACTGGACCCTTCCGGAGGGCGCGTCCGCCGAGGCCCCCGTCCCGGTCGTCGTCGACGTCCACGGCGGCCCGGAACACCAGCGCCGGCCGTGGTTCCACCCGACCAAGCAGTTCTTCCTGAACCGGGGGTACGCGGTGCTGGAGCCGAACGTCCGCGGCTCCTCGGGCTACGGGAGGACCTACGCCAGCCTCGACGACGTGGAAAAGCGGATGGACTCGGTCGCGGACGTCGCCGCCGCGGTGGAGTGGCTGGACGGGCGACCCGAGGTCGATTCCGACCGCGTCGTCGCCTACGGCCGCTCGTACGGCGGGTTCATGGTGCTCGCGGCCATCACCGAGTACCCCGACCTGTGGGCCGCCGCGGTCGACTTCGTCGGCATCGCCGACTTCACGACGTTCCTGAAAAACACGGGCGAGTGGCGCCGGAGCCACCGCGAGGCGGAGTACGGCAGCCTGGAGGACGACTACGAGTTCCTGAAGTCGATCTCGCCGCTCTCGCGCGTCGAGAACGTCCGCTGTCCGCTGTTCGTCCAGCACGGCGCGAACGACCCGCGGGTTCCGGTCGGCGAGGCCGAGCAGGTGGTCGAGGCGGTGCGCGAGCAGGGCGTCCCGGTCGAGAAGCTGATCTTCGAGGACGAGGGACACCACACCACCTCGCGGGAGAACCTCGTCGAGGAGTTCGAGGCCATCGCCGGGTTCCTCGACGAACACGTCTGA
- a CDS encoding MATE family efflux transporter: MTTGRIGPRLFRLAWPLVLGNLLQTLYNLADMFWVGRVSPEAVAAVSLMFPLSWMFVSTAMGLTAATIALVSQHVGAGEDRTADRVVGQTTLLAVGVSLALTVAGLLARVPLLEWIGAEGQVFVEALAYIEVIFLTLPLTFLFFAFRASLQGAGDTRTAMWLVAVSAGFNIVLDPFLVLGWGPFPEWGTRGAGVATFLSRALAAGVGVYILLRGDWGIQLHPRDLRPDPELLGRLVDVGYPATLDGWARSFAAVAMAALVARFGPAATAAYGIGVRLMSVSWTVSGAVGQATATGVGQNLGAETPARATRVTATATGATMALLFAAGGLVWLFPAAAIRVFVGDPAVVAEGVTFLRVVALSWGFFGGLMVVQGAFRGAGDTRVAMALSLCSRWLFRIPVALVLAFAWTVSVPGIGVVSGMDVGVVGLWWAYALSAVASFVVGVAWFLRGTWKEGIIERDAPAAGDD, from the coding sequence ATGACGACCGGCCGGATCGGCCCGCGGCTGTTCAGACTGGCGTGGCCGCTCGTCCTGGGAAACCTGCTGCAGACGCTGTACAACCTCGCGGACATGTTCTGGGTCGGGCGCGTGAGCCCCGAGGCGGTCGCGGCCGTCTCGCTGATGTTCCCGCTATCGTGGATGTTCGTCTCGACGGCGATGGGGCTCACCGCGGCGACCATCGCGCTCGTCTCCCAGCACGTCGGCGCCGGGGAGGACAGGACCGCAGACCGGGTCGTCGGCCAGACCACCCTGCTCGCGGTCGGCGTCTCGCTCGCCCTGACCGTCGCCGGCTTGCTCGCTCGCGTGCCGCTGCTGGAGTGGATCGGCGCCGAGGGGCAGGTGTTCGTCGAGGCGCTCGCCTACATCGAGGTCATCTTCCTCACGCTCCCGCTCACGTTCCTCTTCTTCGCGTTCCGTGCCTCGCTCCAGGGCGCCGGCGACACGCGGACCGCGATGTGGCTCGTCGCCGTCTCCGCCGGGTTCAACATCGTCCTCGACCCGTTCCTCGTGCTCGGCTGGGGCCCGTTCCCCGAGTGGGGCACGCGCGGGGCCGGCGTGGCGACGTTCCTCTCGCGGGCGCTGGCGGCTGGAGTCGGCGTGTACATCCTCCTTCGGGGCGACTGGGGAATCCAGCTCCACCCGCGGGACCTCCGTCCGGACCCGGAACTCCTCGGCAGGTTGGTGGACGTCGGCTACCCGGCGACGCTGGACGGCTGGGCGCGGTCGTTCGCCGCGGTCGCGATGGCCGCGCTGGTCGCGCGGTTCGGCCCGGCCGCGACGGCCGCGTACGGCATCGGCGTCCGGCTGATGTCCGTCTCCTGGACCGTCTCGGGCGCGGTGGGGCAGGCGACCGCGACGGGTGTCGGCCAGAACCTCGGCGCGGAGACGCCGGCGCGCGCGACCCGGGTGACCGCGACCGCGACCGGCGCGACCATGGCGCTGCTGTTCGCGGCCGGCGGGCTGGTGTGGCTGTTCCCCGCCGCCGCCATCCGGGTGTTCGTCGGCGACCCGGCCGTCGTCGCGGAGGGCGTGACGTTCCTCCGGGTCGTCGCGCTCTCGTGGGGGTTCTTCGGCGGCCTGATGGTGGTCCAGGGGGCGTTCCGCGGCGCCGGCGACACCCGCGTCGCGATGGCGCTGTCGCTGTGCTCGCGGTGGCTGTTCCGCATCCCGGTCGCGCTCGTGCTCGCGTTCGCCTGGACCGTCTCCGTGCCGGGTATCGGCGTCGTCTCGGGGATGGACGTCGGCGTCGTGGGGCTCTGGTGGGCCTACGCGCTGAGCGCGGTCGCCTCGTTCGTCGTCGGCGTCGCGTGGTTCCTGCGCGGGACCTGGAAGGAGGGCATCATCGAGCGGGACGCCCCGGCGGCCGGCGACGATTGA
- a CDS encoding DUF7521 family protein produces the protein MTAIELVALTTTALTALAGLLVAGQAYRGYRRNDSSRMRALAVGIVIITVAPALITEVLAGLAQLTDAQTLVGVLFTQAVGLLAIYRSLG, from the coding sequence ATGACAGCGATCGAACTCGTGGCGTTGACGACGACGGCGCTCACCGCGCTCGCAGGGTTGCTCGTCGCCGGGCAGGCCTACCGCGGGTACCGGCGGAACGACAGCAGCAGAATGCGTGCGCTCGCAGTCGGCATCGTCATCATCACGGTCGCCCCCGCCCTGATCACCGAGGTTCTCGCGGGCCTCGCGCAACTGACCGACGCGCAGACGCTCGTCGGCGTCCTCTTCACACAGGCCGTGGGCCTGCTCGCGATCTATCGGTCGCTCGGCTGA